The following proteins come from a genomic window of Lolium rigidum isolate FL_2022 chromosome 5, APGP_CSIRO_Lrig_0.1, whole genome shotgun sequence:
- the LOC124658124 gene encoding uncharacterized protein LOC124658124 — MELMEKGLAGMEISIGGESSTKTRSRNKSTRKPQPDSLKHTMIQKTEEQSRRDVHQPLIQKMEEQFRRDPRPPEIQRGKVEEAAAPTKTRSVKSIIETPLDRLRHLDELQDRINLMEAEYLSKNGIQRRNEEKLPREEQEIEDYRKQWERCYGRSFGSFDAETSLGHVYCATGTIPPDALPECSLQFFSIKVTDLSYSLSWPLQVHGFVAARDSVDHKRNYLFRCTRDSCQTLTKKDPFLRITGPSRAVLLIDKVVVEVQLKVKGDKESEDEVLAFKCFEFQQSCPLKDGIPTRIPGQRCKLECALAVLPKSIGATVGFRIVDGSWPDQCPGLIVCKTDNAKEEEVVLLLDFQDGKLPTKSDGVVELSRRLVSVGFPAGKLIFSVEASRNSFSAKATVDFGMETLGASTRMCDLVFCKLEVTVSWSLVSAKRD, encoded by the exons ATGGAGCTGATGGAGAAAGGGTTGGCGGGGATGGAGATCTCCATCGGCGGCGAATCAAGTACAAAGACCAGGTCGAGGAATAAGAGCACCAGAAAGCCGCAGCCAGATAGCCTGAAGCACACCATGATCCAGAAGACGGAGGAGCAATCTCGTCGAGATGTGCACCAACCTCTGATCCAGAAGATGGAGGAGCAATTTCGTCGCGATCCACGCCCACCTGAGATCCAGCGGGGGAAggtagaggaggcggcggctcctACAAAGACGAGGTCGGTGAAGAGCATCATAGAGACGCCGCTAGATAGACTGAGGCATCTCGACGAGTTGCAGGACAGGATCAATCTGATGGAGGCGGAATATCTTAGCAAGAATGGGATCCAGAGGAGGAACGAGGAGAAGCTTCCTAGAGAGGAGCAGGAGATTGAGGACTACCGTAAACAATGGGAGAGGTGCTATGGCCGCAGCTTCGGTTCCTTTGACGCAGAAA CTTCTCTTGGTCATGTGTACTGTGCAACAGGAACCATCCCACCAGATGCTCTCCCGGAGTGTTCCTTGCAGTTCTTTTCCATCAAAGTCACCGACCTAAGCTATAGCCTCAGCTGGCCACTGCAGGTCCATGGCTTTGTTGCTGCCAGGGACTCGGTAGATCATAAACGCAACTATCTCTTCAGATGCACCAGGGATAGCTGCCAAACCCTCACTAAAAAG GATCCATTCCTGCGCATAACAGGCCCATCTCGAGCGGTTCTGTTAATTGACAaagttgtggttgaagttcagttAAAAGTAAAGGGTGACaaagagtcagaagatgaagtatTGGCTTTCAAATGTTTTGAATTCCAGCAAAGTTGTCCGTTGAAAGATGGCATCCCTACACGCATCCCAGGCCAGCGCTGCAAGCTTGAGTGTGCTTTGGCAGTGCTGCCTAAGTCAATTGGGGCCACTGTGGGTTTCCGAATTGTTGATGGGTCATGGCCCGATCAATGCCCAGGGTTGATTGTTTGCAAGACCGACAATGCAAAAGAAGAGGAAGTGGTACTGTTGCTTGATTTTCAAGATGGGAAACTGCCTACCAAGTCTGATGGTGTGGTTGAGCTCTCGAGGCGGCTTGTTTCCGTAGGTTTCCCAGCAGGCAAACTGATCTTTTCTGTTGAGGCCTCTCGTAATAGCTTTTCTGCAAAAGCCACGGTTGACTTTGGGATGGAAACGTTGGGTGCAAGTACTCGCATGTGTGATCTTGTTTTCTGCAAGTTGGAAGTGACTGTTTCTTGGTCTTTGGTTTCTGCCAAGCGGGATTGA